A window of the Cannabis sativa cultivar Pink pepper isolate KNU-18-1 chromosome X, ASM2916894v1, whole genome shotgun sequence genome harbors these coding sequences:
- the LOC115719060 gene encoding uncharacterized mitochondrial protein AtMg00810-like, producing MCSSIKITATTGTPMQNPTQYRSIIGALQYLTMTRPDISFAVNRLSQYMQQPSSEHWAACKRILRYLSDIQGFTDADWAGCHDDRKWTSGYCIFLGVNLINWCSKKQTVVARSSTESEYRALALATSEII from the exons ATGTGCTCCTCAATAAAAATCACAGCCACCACTGGCACACCTATGCAAAACCCAACTCAATATCGCAGCATCATAGGTGCTTTACAATACTTAACAATGACCAGGCCTGATATATCCTTTGCAGTAAATCGGTTAAGTCAATATATGCAACAGCCCTCATCTGAACATTGGGCAGCCTGCAAACGCATTTTGCGATATCTGTCTG ATATTCAAGGGTTTACTGATGCCGATTGGGCTGGCTGTCATGATGACAGAAAATGGACTTCTGGCTATTGCATATTCCTTGGGGTAAACTTGATCAACTGGTGTTCAAAGAAGCAAACAGTCGTTGCTAGATCAAGCACAGAATCGGAGTATCGTGCCTTAGCTTTAGCCACTTCAGAAATAATCTAG
- the LOC115702385 gene encoding thionin-like, with the protein MEGKTRVIVSVLLVSLVLGQIQVEAKSCCPTTTARNIYDACRFTGGSREFCAKLSGCKIISGNTCPDGYNHDILENNGGDSVNEYCKLGCASSVCDPLSTLQDSDASEVVKEAVEKCTKACFAICTKGSITATPVQIAIKE; encoded by the exons ATGGAAGGCAAAACTAGGGTTATTGTGAGTGTTCTGTTAGTGAGCCTTGTTTTAGGACAAATTCAAGTTGAGGCGAAGAGTTGTTGTCCAACAACCACTGCTAGAAATATCTACGATGCATGTCGTTTTACGGGAGGCTCCAGAGAATTTTGTGCAAAACTCAGCGGATGCAAAATCATTTCAGGGAATACATGTCCCGACGGTTATAACCATGACATTCTCGAAAACAATG GTGGTGATTCTGTCAATGAATACTGTAAGTTGGGGTGTGCATCCTCTGTGTGCGATCCCTTATCCACTCTCCAAGACTCTG ACGCAAGTGAAGTTGTGAAGGAAGCTGTTGAAAAATGTACCAAGGCATGTTTTGCTATTTGCACTAAGGGTTCCATTACTGCTACTCCAGTTCAAATTGCTATAAAGGAGTAA